One part of the Brevundimonas sp. NIBR11 genome encodes these proteins:
- a CDS encoding DUF2271 domain-containing protein, with protein sequence MRPTALILAAGAVSAAAPAVAADLNVTISVPSISTAAYHRPYVAVWIERAADDVPMHTIGLWYEAGDTARGEGTGEQYLKDLRSWWRKGGRATTLPISGATGPTRAPGRHTITAPVARMNALPAGQYEVVVEAAREQGGRELVRVPFTWGGAANTASASGTSELGAVTVAVTR encoded by the coding sequence ATGCGTCCCACAGCCCTGATCCTCGCCGCCGGCGCCGTCTCGGCCGCCGCCCCGGCCGTCGCCGCCGACCTGAACGTGACGATCAGCGTGCCGTCGATTTCCACGGCCGCCTACCACCGCCCCTATGTGGCCGTGTGGATCGAGCGGGCCGCCGACGATGTGCCGATGCACACCATCGGCCTGTGGTACGAGGCGGGCGACACCGCGCGCGGCGAAGGCACCGGCGAGCAGTATCTGAAGGACCTGCGCAGCTGGTGGCGCAAGGGCGGCCGGGCCACCACCCTGCCGATCTCGGGCGCGACCGGACCCACGCGCGCGCCGGGCCGCCACACCATCACCGCCCCGGTCGCCCGGATGAACGCCCTGCCCGCCGGCCAGTATGAGGTCGTCGTCGAGGCAGCCCGCGAACAGGGCGGCCGCGAACTGGTCCGCGTGCCTTTCACCTGGGGCGGCGCCGCCAATACCGCCTCGGCGTCCGGAACCTCCGAACTGGGCGCCGTCACCGTCGCCGTGACCCGCTAA
- the gspD gene encoding type II secretion system secretin GspD, with protein sequence MKKFLRLTTTSVLALGLAAGPVGSASFAQTVAPPPAAMQDVVINMRGADIKDVAEQVSRITGRTLVLDPQVQGQVNVVSAEPLSRNGVWELFLSVLRTSGFAAVRSGNVWRVVPQATVVQSGASETGAASSNQQIVTRLVRLRNLPSDQAVRALRPLVSSFGAIEALTEPNAVVVTDYAENIRRVQQLAASLDQGGGTSFDSIALRHASATEVAASVSALLGSEAGGPRVTADERSNVLLIRGDAADLAQARSIVQALDTPGGATPVTRVVRLRNSDAESITEIVRGLLGGEPSATNPVARSLRSTTGLASLSASNRDTAGQTAAALTSGEAGATAVAGSTPAARPDGFTLDGVTVQASPELNAVVMRGPPAKVAMLEEVIDQLDLRRAQVKIEVAIVEITGELGEQIGVQLGLGGAVPADGVVGGTGFSNAGSDLGTVLSALGYPAGRLLGAGLSLAAGSEGDFGLLLQAVGTNSAANLLSSPSITVLDNEAAEIVVGQNVPFRTGSFATDGNSTNPFTTISREDVGLTLRVVPRVHEGGVVRLEVAQEISSLVPTTVIGAADLITNRRSLQTSALADDGETIVLGGLVTDDRNSTNSRVPGLGSLPVIGNAFRSRRDSQTRRTLFIFLKPTILRDSAATAADAQQAYDRLRSSEPARFDPTRPEPIARDPRLQPEVDEVF encoded by the coding sequence GTGAAGAAATTCCTCCGCCTGACCACCACCAGCGTCCTGGCCCTCGGCCTCGCCGCCGGCCCCGTGGGGTCCGCCTCGTTCGCCCAGACCGTCGCCCCGCCGCCCGCCGCCATGCAGGACGTGGTGATCAACATGCGCGGCGCCGACATCAAGGACGTGGCCGAACAGGTCAGCCGCATCACCGGCCGCACCCTGGTGCTCGATCCGCAGGTGCAGGGTCAGGTCAATGTGGTCTCGGCCGAGCCCTTGAGCCGTAACGGGGTGTGGGAGCTGTTCCTGTCGGTGCTGCGGACCTCGGGCTTCGCGGCCGTGCGCAGCGGCAATGTCTGGCGCGTCGTGCCCCAGGCGACGGTGGTCCAGAGCGGGGCGTCCGAGACCGGCGCCGCCAGCTCGAACCAGCAGATCGTGACCCGCCTGGTCCGCTTGCGGAACCTGCCCTCGGATCAAGCCGTCCGCGCCCTGCGTCCGCTGGTGTCGTCGTTCGGCGCCATCGAGGCCCTGACCGAGCCGAACGCCGTGGTCGTCACCGACTACGCCGAGAACATCCGCCGTGTTCAGCAGCTGGCCGCGTCGCTGGACCAAGGCGGCGGGACCTCGTTCGACAGCATCGCCCTGCGTCACGCCTCGGCGACCGAGGTCGCGGCCTCGGTCAGCGCCTTGCTGGGCTCCGAAGCCGGCGGCCCGCGCGTGACGGCGGACGAGCGCTCCAACGTCCTTCTGATCCGGGGCGACGCCGCCGACCTGGCCCAGGCCCGGTCGATCGTTCAGGCGCTGGATACGCCGGGCGGAGCGACGCCGGTGACACGGGTCGTGCGCCTGAGGAACTCCGACGCCGAATCTATCACCGAGATCGTGCGCGGCCTGCTGGGCGGCGAGCCCTCGGCGACCAACCCCGTGGCCCGTTCGCTGCGCAGCACGACGGGTCTGGCCAGCCTCAGCGCCTCCAACCGCGATACGGCGGGCCAGACGGCCGCCGCCCTGACCTCGGGCGAAGCAGGCGCGACGGCCGTCGCCGGATCCACCCCCGCCGCTCGACCCGACGGCTTCACCCTGGACGGGGTGACGGTCCAGGCCTCCCCGGAACTCAACGCCGTGGTCATGCGCGGCCCGCCCGCCAAGGTCGCCATGCTGGAAGAGGTCATCGACCAGCTCGACCTGCGTCGCGCCCAGGTGAAGATCGAGGTCGCCATCGTCGAGATCACCGGCGAACTCGGCGAACAGATCGGCGTGCAACTGGGCCTAGGCGGCGCTGTTCCGGCCGACGGGGTCGTCGGCGGCACCGGCTTCTCCAATGCGGGTTCGGACCTCGGCACTGTCCTGAGCGCGCTCGGCTACCCGGCCGGACGTCTACTCGGCGCCGGCCTGTCGCTGGCGGCGGGGTCGGAGGGCGATTTCGGCCTTTTGCTCCAGGCCGTGGGCACCAACAGCGCCGCCAACCTGCTGTCCTCGCCCTCGATCACGGTGTTGGATAACGAGGCCGCCGAGATCGTGGTCGGCCAGAACGTGCCGTTCCGGACCGGCAGCTTCGCCACAGACGGCAACTCCACCAACCCTTTCACGACGATCAGTCGCGAGGATGTCGGCCTGACCCTGCGCGTCGTACCGCGCGTGCATGAGGGTGGCGTGGTGCGTCTGGAAGTGGCCCAGGAGATTTCGTCACTCGTCCCGACCACCGTCATCGGCGCCGCCGACCTGATCACGAACCGCCGCAGCCTTCAGACCTCGGCCTTGGCCGATGACGGCGAAACCATCGTGCTCGGCGGTCTCGTCACCGACGATCGCAACAGCACCAACAGCCGCGTGCCGGGTCTCGGCAGCCTTCCGGTCATCGGTAACGCCTTCCGCTCGCGCCGCGACAGCCAGACGCGCCGGACCCTTTTCATCTTCCTCAAGCCGACGATCCTGCGCGACAGCGCGGCGACGGCCGCCGATGCCCAGCAAGCTTACGACCGGCTGCGCTCCTCGGAGCCGGCCCGGTTCGACCCGACCCGGCCCGAACCCATCGCCCGCGATCCCCGCCTCCAGCCCGAGGTGGACGAGGTCTTCTAG
- a CDS encoding Nramp family divalent metal transporter — MTDADQARSLPEAHRTIPVWQSGGVARPWWRRMLAFSGPGFLVAVGYMDPGNWGTDLAGGSRFGYALLWVILASNLMAIFLQVLCARLGLVRGQDLAQACRDTYSKPTSIALWLLCEIAIIACDLAELVGAAVALNLLFGIPLVWGVLITGFDVLFLLMLVNVGFRWLEAIVIALVTTIGACFAYSIFLAQPDWAAAAQGAFVPSLPGGGALLISLGILGATVMPHNLYLHSSIVQTRAHGRGLTDLKAAIGHNTVDTIVALGAAFFVNASILVLAAAVFQKAGIQVDDLRQAHELLTPALGGAAATAFAIALLCSGQSSTITGTLAGQIVMEGFLRIRITPWVRRLITRCIAIVPALMIVSATGGRDTVQLLVVSQVVLSMQLPFAIFPLMMLTSDKAKMGAFANGPVVKIVGYSICAVIAALNVYLLWSVIGPLWLGLLVAVMVGFAAWVRFGYRAPAI, encoded by the coding sequence ATGACCGACGCCGACCAAGCCCGCTCCCTGCCCGAGGCGCACCGGACCATCCCGGTCTGGCAGTCGGGCGGCGTGGCGCGCCCGTGGTGGAGACGGATGCTGGCCTTCTCCGGCCCCGGCTTCCTGGTCGCCGTCGGCTATATGGACCCCGGCAACTGGGGCACCGATCTCGCGGGCGGAAGCCGGTTCGGCTACGCCCTGCTGTGGGTCATCCTGGCCTCCAATCTGATGGCCATCTTCCTTCAGGTCCTGTGCGCTCGGCTCGGCCTTGTCCGGGGGCAGGACCTGGCTCAGGCCTGCCGCGACACCTATTCCAAACCGACCTCCATCGCGCTTTGGCTGCTGTGCGAGATCGCCATCATCGCCTGTGATCTGGCCGAGCTGGTGGGAGCGGCGGTGGCGCTGAACCTGCTGTTCGGCATTCCGCTGGTCTGGGGCGTGTTGATCACCGGATTCGACGTCCTGTTCCTGCTGATGCTGGTCAACGTCGGCTTCCGCTGGCTGGAGGCCATCGTCATCGCCCTGGTGACGACCATCGGCGCCTGTTTCGCCTATTCGATCTTCCTGGCTCAACCCGACTGGGCGGCGGCGGCGCAGGGAGCCTTCGTGCCGAGCCTGCCGGGAGGAGGGGCGCTCCTGATCTCGCTGGGCATCCTCGGTGCGACCGTGATGCCGCATAACCTCTATCTGCATTCCTCCATCGTGCAGACGCGCGCGCATGGGCGGGGCCTGACCGACCTGAAGGCCGCCATCGGCCACAACACGGTCGACACCATCGTGGCCCTGGGCGCGGCCTTCTTCGTCAATGCGTCCATCCTCGTCCTGGCCGCGGCCGTCTTCCAGAAGGCCGGGATCCAGGTCGACGACCTGCGTCAGGCGCACGAGCTCCTGACCCCGGCGCTTGGCGGCGCGGCGGCCACGGCCTTTGCGATCGCCTTGCTGTGCTCGGGCCAGTCCTCGACGATCACGGGGACCCTGGCCGGCCAGATCGTCATGGAGGGCTTCCTCCGCATCCGCATCACGCCTTGGGTCCGGCGACTGATCACACGATGCATCGCCATCGTCCCGGCCCTGATGATCGTCTCGGCGACAGGGGGGCGCGATACGGTCCAGCTGCTGGTCGTCAGCCAGGTCGTCCTGTCCATGCAGCTCCCGTTCGCCATCTTCCCCCTGATGATGCTGACGTCGGACAAGGCGAAGATGGGCGCGTTCGCCAACGGGCCGGTCGTCAAGATCGTCGGCTATTCGATCTGCGCGGTGATCGCGGCGCTAAACGTCTATCTGCTGTGGAGCGTCATTGGGCCGTTGTGGCTGGGCCTGCTGGTCGCGGTCATGGTCGGCTTCGCGGCCTGGGTCCGGTTCGGCTATCGCGCGCCCGCTATTTGA
- a CDS encoding sulfite reductase subunit alpha, protein MIDDPVRLAWAALTVVLWLVFTGWTVWRFRARPTVAAQPGATLIAVASQTGFGDELAQMTASAFADAGQSVQVRSFAELEPHDLTTAARVLFIASTTGEGDAPDSASGFVRKVMTGQADLSGVSYGLLSLGDRTYAEFCGFGRALDCWLKSAGATALFDAVEVDNGDAAAVRHWQGELRRLTGSVAAPDWAPPAYGDWRLVERRLLNPGSPGEGAWHLAFEPVDGVLQWTAGDIAEVGVPSPEGGLAHREYSVASLPADGRAEFLIRQMKRPDGRPGLASGWLTQTLQVGEIAPMRLRANRAFHGPDAATPMILIGNGTGIAGLRSHLKARVGAAGGAWLMFGERTSAHDSFHDAELQGWLADGTLTRLDRTFSRDADDGRYVQAVIAAEAETVRDWVARGAAIYVCGSLEGMAGGVNAALETVLGAEALRDLVEAGRYRRDVY, encoded by the coding sequence TTGATCGACGATCCCGTCCGGTTGGCCTGGGCGGCCCTGACGGTGGTCCTCTGGCTGGTCTTCACCGGCTGGACGGTCTGGCGGTTTCGCGCCAGGCCTACTGTGGCTGCGCAGCCCGGCGCGACCCTGATCGCCGTCGCCAGCCAGACCGGCTTCGGCGACGAACTGGCACAGATGACCGCCAGCGCCTTCGCCGACGCCGGACAGTCCGTCCAGGTGAGGTCGTTCGCCGAGCTCGAGCCCCACGACCTGACCACGGCCGCCCGCGTCCTGTTCATCGCCTCGACCACCGGCGAGGGCGATGCGCCCGACAGCGCCTCGGGCTTTGTGCGCAAGGTGATGACGGGGCAGGCGGATCTGTCCGGCGTGAGCTACGGCCTGCTGTCTCTGGGCGATCGGACCTATGCGGAGTTCTGCGGTTTCGGGCGGGCGCTGGACTGCTGGCTGAAGTCGGCGGGGGCGACAGCGCTGTTCGATGCGGTCGAGGTGGACAACGGCGACGCCGCCGCCGTCCGCCACTGGCAGGGCGAACTCCGCCGGCTGACCGGGTCGGTCGCCGCGCCGGACTGGGCCCCGCCGGCCTATGGCGACTGGCGTCTGGTCGAGCGTCGCCTGCTGAACCCCGGCAGCCCCGGCGAGGGCGCCTGGCATCTGGCGTTCGAACCGGTGGACGGCGTACTGCAATGGACGGCCGGAGATATCGCCGAGGTCGGCGTGCCGTCGCCCGAGGGCGGTCTGGCGCACCGCGAATATTCCGTCGCCTCCCTGCCCGCCGATGGCCGGGCCGAGTTCCTGATCCGGCAGATGAAGCGGCCGGACGGGAGGCCCGGGCTGGCGTCCGGATGGCTGACCCAGACGTTGCAGGTCGGGGAGATCGCGCCGATGCGGCTGCGCGCCAACCGCGCCTTCCATGGCCCGGACGCCGCGACGCCGATGATCCTGATCGGCAACGGCACGGGCATCGCCGGCCTGAGGTCGCATCTGAAGGCGCGGGTCGGCGCGGCCGGCGGGGCCTGGCTGATGTTCGGCGAGCGGACCTCGGCCCACGACAGCTTCCATGACGCCGAGCTGCAGGGGTGGCTGGCGGACGGGACTTTGACCCGGTTGGACCGGACCTTCTCGCGCGACGCGGACGACGGTCGCTACGTTCAGGCCGTGATCGCGGCCGAGGCGGAGACGGTCCGCGACTGGGTGGCGAGGGGCGCGGCCATCTACGTCTGCGGCAGTCTGGAAGGCATGGCGGGCGGGGTGAACGCGGCGCTCGAGACCGTGCTGGGCGCCGAGGCGCTGCGCGACCTCGTCGAGGCCGGCCGCTACCGCCGCGACGTCTACTAG
- a CDS encoding PepSY-associated TM helix domain-containing protein, whose translation MTDAAAKPVAKAAPNARSMNGARAFWLKELHRWHWISAGLSLAGMLLFAITGITLNHAGQIKAEPHTVEATATLPAPLLARLGDFPDQTTDPVPDAIARWVSSELDVAIAGKPTETEADEVYVALKGPGKDGWVTIDRATGEALKETTTRGWVAYINDLHKGRDTGPVWYWFIDVFAVACIVFTVTGLTLLWLHAKNRASTWPLVGLGIAIPVIIALIFIH comes from the coding sequence GTGACCGACGCCGCTGCAAAACCTGTCGCCAAGGCCGCGCCCAATGCGCGTTCGATGAACGGCGCGCGCGCCTTCTGGCTGAAGGAGCTGCACCGCTGGCACTGGATCTCGGCGGGGCTGTCGCTGGCCGGGATGCTGCTGTTCGCCATCACCGGCATCACCCTGAACCACGCCGGCCAGATCAAGGCCGAGCCGCACACCGTGGAAGCGACCGCCACCCTGCCCGCGCCCCTGCTGGCGCGGCTCGGCGACTTCCCCGACCAGACGACCGATCCGGTCCCCGACGCCATCGCCCGCTGGGTCTCGTCCGAACTCGACGTCGCCATCGCGGGCAAGCCGACGGAGACCGAAGCCGACGAGGTCTATGTCGCTCTGAAAGGCCCGGGCAAGGACGGCTGGGTCACCATCGACCGGGCCACGGGCGAGGCGCTGAAAGAGACCACGACGCGGGGCTGGGTCGCCTACATCAACGATCTGCACAAGGGTCGGGACACTGGACCGGTCTGGTACTGGTTCATCGACGTCTTCGCCGTGGCCTGCATCGTCTTCACGGTCACCGGCCTGACCCTGTTGTGGCTGCACGCGAAGAACCGCGCCTCCACCTGGCCGCTGGTCGGCCTGGGGATCGCCATCCCCGTCATCATCGCCCTCATCTTCATCCACTGA
- a CDS encoding DUF4198 domain-containing protein, whose amino-acid sequence MKKYILPALAVLAAVAAPMSASAHRGWLMPSHTVLSGDSFWVSFDAGASNGVFIADHAPLRLTPQSLQITAPDGSAGAAANLMQGAYRTTFDVEINKPGTWKIANASAGMNASWMLNGEQGRWRGPEAEMAANIPAGATDIVSAFSANRLETFVTLGNPTETVFTPTGVGIEMIPITHPNDLVAGEAGTFQFLRDGAPYANADVIVARGGLQYRDNPEEQTVTTDAEGKVSISWPEAGMYWVNTSWRDPSAPAGGGRNGPPANSAQYTAVLQVLP is encoded by the coding sequence ATGAAGAAATACATCCTCCCTGCCCTGGCGGTCCTGGCCGCCGTCGCCGCGCCGATGTCGGCCAGCGCGCACCGTGGCTGGCTGATGCCGTCGCACACCGTCCTGTCGGGCGACAGCTTCTGGGTGTCGTTCGACGCCGGCGCCTCGAACGGCGTCTTCATCGCCGACCACGCGCCGCTGCGTCTGACCCCGCAGTCGCTGCAGATCACCGCGCCGGACGGCTCGGCCGGCGCGGCCGCCAATCTGATGCAGGGCGCCTATCGCACGACCTTCGACGTCGAGATCAACAAGCCCGGCACGTGGAAGATCGCCAATGCCTCGGCCGGCATGAACGCCTCCTGGATGCTGAACGGCGAACAGGGCCGCTGGCGGGGGCCTGAGGCCGAAATGGCCGCCAACATCCCGGCCGGCGCCACCGACATCGTCTCGGCCTTCAGCGCCAACCGCCTGGAGACCTTCGTGACGCTCGGCAATCCGACCGAGACCGTGTTCACCCCGACCGGCGTGGGCATCGAGATGATCCCCATCACCCACCCGAACGACCTGGTCGCGGGCGAGGCCGGGACCTTCCAGTTCCTTCGCGACGGAGCTCCTTACGCCAACGCCGACGTCATCGTGGCGCGCGGCGGCCTGCAGTACCGCGACAATCCGGAAGAGCAGACCGTGACGACGGATGCTGAGGGCAAGGTCTCCATCTCCTGGCCGGAAGCGGGCATGTACTGGGTCAACACCTCGTGGCGCGATCCATCGGCGCCGGCCGGCGGCGGCCGCAATGGTCCGCCGGCGAACTCGGCTCAATACACCGCCGTCCTGCAGGTCCTGCCCTGA
- the mntR gene encoding manganese-binding transcriptional regulator MntR: MVQVPGAARRAAAFRRMRDARSSEVAEDYVELVGDLIAETGSARLTDLADCLGVAPATAAKALQRLQRDGLVETRPYRSITLTPAGEAIAAASRERHRIVHEFLIALGVSEETAEGDTEGIEHHVSPETLTLFEAMTKRLNTGG; this comes from the coding sequence GTGGTCCAGGTTCCCGGCGCCGCCCGACGCGCCGCCGCTTTCCGCCGCATGCGCGACGCCCGCTCCAGCGAGGTGGCGGAGGACTATGTCGAACTGGTCGGCGACCTGATCGCGGAGACGGGCTCGGCGCGGCTGACGGATCTGGCCGACTGCCTTGGCGTCGCCCCGGCCACGGCGGCCAAGGCCCTGCAGCGGCTGCAACGGGACGGGCTGGTCGAGACCCGGCCCTATCGCTCCATCACCCTGACCCCGGCGGGGGAGGCGATCGCCGCCGCCTCGCGCGAACGGCATCGGATCGTACATGAGTTCCTGATCGCGCTGGGCGTCAGCGAAGAGACGGCCGAGGGCGACACCGAGGGCATCGAGCACCACGTCAGCCCCGAGACCCTGACCCTGTTCGAAGCCATGACGAAACGGCTTAACACGGGCGGCTGA
- a CDS encoding FAD:protein FMN transferase, with amino-acid sequence MDAPPSRPPGDVVRRLDGESMGTTWSVRAVAPAEVGDAILNAAVEAELKAVIAVFSPWERTSEISRFNAAPQGVWALSQTFWSVLEASMNLADDTDGAVDPTLGALVDLWGFGPPGPRIGSPIPSDEDIAAALSVSGWQKLRMNSDARGALQPGGMKLDFSGIAKGYAVDRVSEALTRLGATSHLVEIGGEMRGRGVKPDGQPWWIGLEEPPGAPSTRTVAALVDIAVATSGDWRRAFEHEGRLYPHTIDGRTGRPIDNGVTSVTVFHASTMMADAWASALTVLGVDEGAGLAEAYGLAAQIVARTPEGVIERLTPAFLAMMDEDA; translated from the coding sequence ATGGACGCTCCGCCGTCCCGGCCGCCCGGCGACGTCGTCCGGCGGCTGGATGGCGAGAGCATGGGCACGACCTGGTCGGTGCGAGCCGTCGCCCCGGCCGAGGTCGGCGACGCCATCCTGAACGCCGCCGTCGAGGCCGAGTTGAAGGCGGTGATCGCCGTCTTCAGCCCGTGGGAGCGGACCAGCGAAATCTCCCGCTTCAACGCCGCACCCCAAGGCGTCTGGGCTTTGTCGCAGACGTTCTGGAGCGTGCTCGAGGCGTCGATGAACCTGGCCGACGACACGGACGGCGCCGTCGACCCGACGCTGGGCGCCCTGGTCGATCTCTGGGGCTTCGGCCCGCCGGGACCGCGGATCGGTTCGCCCATCCCCTCCGACGAGGATATCGCCGCGGCCCTGTCCGTCAGCGGCTGGCAGAAGCTGAGGATGAACAGCGACGCGCGCGGGGCCCTGCAGCCGGGCGGGATGAAGCTGGACTTCTCCGGCATAGCCAAAGGTTACGCGGTGGACCGGGTGTCTGAGGCCCTGACCCGGCTCGGCGCAACGTCCCATCTGGTCGAGATCGGCGGCGAGATGCGCGGCCGGGGCGTGAAGCCGGACGGCCAGCCCTGGTGGATCGGTCTGGAGGAACCGCCCGGCGCGCCCTCGACCCGCACGGTCGCCGCGCTTGTGGATATCGCGGTCGCGACGTCCGGCGACTGGCGCCGCGCCTTCGAGCACGAGGGCCGCCTCTATCCGCACACCATCGACGGCCGGACCGGTCGACCGATCGACAATGGCGTGACCTCCGTCACCGTCTTCCACGCCAGCACGATGATGGCCGACGCCTGGGCCAGCGCCCTGACCGTTCTGGGCGTGGACGAGGGCGCGGGTCTGGCCGAGGCCTATGGTCTGGCCGCGCAGATCGTCGCGCGCACTCCGGAGGGCGTGATCGAGCGCCTGACCCCCGCCTTCCTGGCCATGATGGACGAGGACGCTTGA
- a CDS encoding glycohydrolase toxin TNT-related protein (This protein contains a domain related to Tuberculosis Necrotizing Toxin, which is the C-terminal effector domain of outer membrane channel protein CpnT, and which has a lethal NAD+-glycohydrolase activity.) codes for MTKTRIWHWLLTPVMLGMAALTLGLAGCATPAAAPSVYGVAAPAVVVEAWAGPVDEIRSDRVMTLYRAYGGGANRLGAWMSATLPASSAAVKAEMALPPQNTAEFYSVVTVPAGTLMKIGIAAPAFDQPGGGRQVQLLELIPAESFSDPIPLP; via the coding sequence ATGACGAAGACACGCATTTGGCACTGGCTGCTGACGCCGGTGATGCTGGGGATGGCGGCCCTGACGCTGGGTCTGGCCGGGTGCGCGACGCCCGCCGCCGCCCCGTCCGTTTATGGCGTCGCAGCGCCCGCCGTGGTGGTCGAGGCCTGGGCCGGGCCGGTCGATGAAATCCGCAGCGACCGCGTCATGACCCTGTATCGGGCCTATGGCGGCGGAGCGAACCGGCTGGGGGCCTGGATGTCGGCGACCCTACCCGCCTCCTCCGCAGCGGTGAAGGCCGAGATGGCCCTGCCGCCCCAGAACACGGCCGAATTCTATTCAGTGGTGACCGTGCCCGCCGGGACCCTGATGAAGATCGGCATCGCGGCCCCGGCCTTCGATCAGCCCGGCGGCGGGCGACAGGTGCAGTTGCTGGAACTGATCCCGGCCGAGAGCTTCTCCGACCCCATTCCCCTGCCATGA